From the Maioricimonas rarisocia genome, one window contains:
- a CDS encoding c-type cytochrome — protein MTFQLVPRRAAAALAFCLTLVLCSPSQADDPPSAVGSIMKLLKSGRVPATRLGPILELVCSRGNEHDLAFVYQQALKPDVWSEDLRLKVLEQLADAAKTRKVVPAGDLSGLTKLISPAGETDPKLQLAAIRLAGLWNVEDAAPALKSLGLNTEAPAELQQAALDALLGLGGDAAKSTIDALVADDQPFANRARGVAALASIDLDRAAQLAADVLESAGPQDDPAPVIDALMDRKGGADALAAAIEKSPPTGDVAKLALRHMYSVGRSDDALVKILGSLSGMNANPDPPTKEEVFALVEEVNEKGDAERGERVFRRSDLSCVKCHAVSKAGGQIGPDLSAVGASSPVDYLVTSVLDPDQAIKEAYTTKIVLTEDGEVFQGLVVDRTDERLVLKDANGKTSTIPVADIEDEVEGKSLMPKGLVKFMTHQELLDVIKFLSMLGKPGTEYAIRSTPRMQRWRVLSPVPESLQSESANITVFEDEVLYSTNWQPAYSLVNGTLPLDELADQVKSDILYVQGEVDVTSAGPIGIRVDSAEGVALWVNDQDYGSVAEVKHEFPTGRHKITLRIDTRQRTEPGLKLELFRVPGSDAEFTVVDGQ, from the coding sequence ATGACGTTTCAGTTGGTACCTCGTCGGGCCGCCGCCGCTCTGGCGTTCTGTCTGACTCTTGTGCTCTGCAGCCCCTCGCAGGCGGATGATCCTCCCAGTGCGGTCGGATCGATCATGAAGCTGCTCAAGAGCGGTCGCGTCCCGGCCACTCGGCTTGGACCGATCCTCGAACTGGTCTGCAGCCGCGGGAACGAACACGATCTCGCATTCGTCTACCAGCAGGCCCTGAAGCCGGATGTCTGGAGCGAAGACCTGCGGCTCAAGGTGCTCGAACAGCTTGCCGATGCGGCGAAGACCCGCAAGGTCGTGCCGGCAGGGGACCTGAGCGGCCTGACGAAGCTGATCTCACCGGCGGGTGAGACCGATCCGAAACTGCAGCTGGCCGCCATCCGCCTGGCCGGTCTGTGGAATGTGGAAGACGCTGCTCCCGCCCTGAAATCACTTGGCCTGAACACCGAGGCTCCGGCCGAATTGCAGCAGGCGGCACTCGACGCACTGCTCGGACTGGGAGGCGATGCCGCGAAGAGCACGATCGATGCACTCGTGGCCGACGATCAGCCGTTCGCGAATCGGGCCCGGGGAGTCGCGGCACTGGCGTCCATCGATCTCGATCGTGCCGCTCAGCTCGCGGCGGACGTTCTCGAAAGTGCCGGGCCGCAGGACGATCCCGCTCCGGTGATTGACGCCCTGATGGACCGCAAGGGGGGCGCCGATGCACTGGCCGCGGCCATCGAGAAGTCGCCCCCGACCGGCGACGTTGCCAAGCTGGCACTGCGGCACATGTATTCGGTCGGTCGCTCCGACGATGCTCTGGTGAAGATCCTCGGCAGCCTGTCCGGCATGAATGCCAACCCCGATCCGCCGACGAAGGAAGAAGTGTTCGCCCTCGTCGAGGAGGTCAACGAAAAGGGGGATGCCGAGCGGGGTGAACGGGTCTTCCGCCGGTCGGATCTCAGCTGCGTCAAGTGCCACGCCGTCAGCAAGGCAGGGGGCCAGATCGGCCCGGATCTGAGTGCCGTCGGCGCCAGTTCGCCGGTCGACTACCTCGTCACGTCCGTGCTCGATCCGGATCAGGCGATCAAGGAAGCGTACACGACGAAGATCGTGCTGACCGAAGACGGCGAAGTCTTTCAGGGACTGGTCGTCGACCGGACGGACGAGCGGCTGGTCCTCAAGGATGCGAACGGCAAGACAAGCACGATTCCCGTTGCCGACATCGAGGACGAGGTCGAAGGCAAGTCGCTGATGCCCAAGGGCCTGGTGAAGTTCATGACGCACCAGGAACTGCTCGACGTGATCAAGTTTCTGTCGATGCTCGGCAAGCCGGGGACGGAGTACGCGATTCGCTCGACGCCCCGCATGCAGCGATGGCGCGTGCTCAGCCCGGTCCCCGAGTCGCTGCAGTCCGAGTCGGCCAACATCACGGTCTTCGAAGACGAAGTCCTGTATTCCACCAACTGGCAGCCCGCTTACTCGCTCGTCAACGGCACGCTTCCGCTCGACGAACTGGCTGACCAGGTGAAGAGCGACATCCTGTACGTGCAGGGCGAAGTGGACGTGACGTCCGCCGGCCCGATCGGCATCCGCGTCGACTCGGCCGAGGGCGTCGCCCTGTGGGTGAACGATCAGGACTACGGCAGCGTCGCCGAAGTGAAGCACGAGTTCCCGACCGGTCGCCACAAGATCACGCTGCGGATCGACACCCGCCAGCGGACCGAGCCGGGCTTAAAGCTGGAACTGTTCCGCGTGCCCGGCTCCGATGCGGAGTTCACCGTCGTCGACGGCCAGTAG
- a CDS encoding PVC-type heme-binding CxxCH protein — translation MNARFALFVGLVIGLWGATAAAAEPRLEVRQNDKVVLIGNTLAERMQYFPHWETLLHSRFPEHNLTVRNLGWSADEVALRPRSKDFQDHGHTLLDHQPDVILAFFGYNESFAGPTGLPEFERQLTELLQGLKKLQYPTSTTDRGSQDARPQTGEGEATKTPRIALISPIANEDLTERNILAGTWNNANIEKYTAAMQRIAGDLGIPFVDLYTPTEKLFAASSQPLTINGAHLNDEGYRQLAPILDEALFGPRPQSTPADMDALLAEVKEKNLQHYYDYRAVNGFYIYGGRKKPFGVVNFPAEFAKLRKMVENRDRRIWAVARGETVPAEIDDSNTGDLVEVQTNFKNEVYITPTDEALTTFSLPEGFEISLWASEVEFPNLENPVSFTFDSEGRMWVTTMGSYPMYLPGEPVDDKVLILDDTNGDGQADRETIFARGLHIPTGIELGDGGAYVAQQPNLMFIRDTDGDDVADDYQLRLHGFDSADSHHAISAFEWGPGGALYFQEGTFHHSQTETPYGPERVKNAGVFRYEPRTEKLDIFVSYNFANPWGHIFDGWGQNYVADASGGANYFGAAFSGDVDYPRKHPKLKQFLVKQWRPTCGNEIVSSRHFPEEMQGDYLLNNCIGFQGVLQYRFKEDGAGYHAEPVEPLLRSSDPNFRPVDLQFGPDGALYVLDWFNPLIGHMQHSLRDPNRDKKHGRIWRITYRNNPLVDPPEIADASIPELVELLTAYEDRTRSRVRRELRERDTEEVMAALDKWVAGIGGDDSESEHHLLEALWVKQHHDVVDQALLERLLEASDYRARAAATRVLGYWRDRVEEPLAQLQMAIHDEHSMVRLEAVRALSFFDSQEALDLAVESLLYDQDDYLKYTLKETMTTLEGRIEATGK, via the coding sequence ATGAACGCTCGCTTCGCGCTGTTTGTGGGACTTGTGATCGGCCTGTGGGGAGCCACGGCCGCGGCAGCAGAGCCCCGGCTGGAAGTCCGGCAGAACGACAAGGTCGTTCTGATCGGCAACACACTCGCTGAACGGATGCAGTATTTTCCCCACTGGGAAACGCTGCTGCACAGCCGCTTTCCTGAGCACAATCTCACCGTTCGCAATCTCGGCTGGTCGGCGGACGAAGTCGCTTTGCGGCCCCGTTCGAAAGACTTTCAGGACCACGGCCACACGCTGCTCGACCACCAGCCGGACGTGATTCTGGCGTTCTTTGGCTACAACGAGTCGTTCGCCGGACCGACCGGACTGCCGGAGTTCGAACGGCAGCTGACCGAACTGCTGCAGGGGCTGAAGAAACTACAGTATCCGACGTCGACCACCGATCGCGGCTCGCAGGATGCCCGGCCGCAGACCGGCGAAGGCGAAGCGACGAAGACACCCCGCATCGCCCTGATCTCGCCCATCGCCAACGAAGATCTGACCGAGCGGAACATTCTCGCCGGAACCTGGAACAACGCCAACATCGAGAAGTACACCGCCGCGATGCAGCGGATCGCCGGCGATCTCGGCATTCCCTTCGTCGACCTGTACACGCCGACAGAGAAGCTGTTTGCCGCCAGCTCGCAGCCGCTGACGATCAACGGTGCCCATCTGAACGATGAAGGATACCGCCAGCTGGCCCCGATCCTCGACGAGGCGCTGTTCGGCCCGCGTCCGCAGAGCACACCGGCCGACATGGACGCGCTGCTGGCCGAGGTCAAAGAGAAGAACCTGCAGCACTATTACGACTACCGGGCGGTGAACGGCTTCTACATCTACGGCGGTCGCAAAAAGCCGTTCGGCGTCGTCAATTTCCCGGCTGAGTTCGCCAAGCTCCGCAAGATGGTCGAAAATCGGGACCGTCGCATCTGGGCGGTCGCCCGCGGCGAAACGGTTCCCGCCGAGATCGACGACTCCAACACCGGCGACCTCGTCGAAGTGCAGACGAACTTCAAGAACGAAGTCTACATCACGCCAACCGACGAAGCCCTCACCACGTTCTCGCTCCCCGAAGGCTTCGAGATCAGCCTGTGGGCCTCGGAAGTCGAGTTCCCCAACCTCGAAAACCCGGTCTCGTTCACCTTTGATTCCGAAGGGCGGATGTGGGTCACCACCATGGGCTCGTACCCCATGTACCTGCCCGGCGAACCGGTCGACGACAAGGTGCTGATTCTCGACGACACCAACGGTGACGGGCAGGCCGACAGGGAAACGATCTTCGCCCGCGGCCTGCATATTCCGACCGGCATCGAACTGGGGGACGGCGGTGCCTACGTGGCCCAGCAGCCGAACCTGATGTTCATCAGGGACACCGACGGCGACGATGTGGCGGACGACTACCAGCTTCGCCTGCACGGATTCGATTCGGCCGACTCGCACCACGCGATCAGTGCTTTCGAATGGGGACCGGGCGGGGCCCTCTACTTTCAGGAAGGCACCTTCCACCACTCGCAGACCGAAACGCCTTACGGCCCCGAGCGGGTCAAGAATGCCGGCGTCTTTCGCTACGAGCCGCGGACCGAAAAGCTCGACATCTTCGTCTCGTACAACTTCGCGAACCCGTGGGGACACATCTTCGACGGGTGGGGACAGAACTATGTCGCGGACGCATCCGGCGGTGCCAACTACTTCGGTGCCGCTTTCTCCGGTGACGTCGACTATCCCCGCAAGCACCCGAAGCTGAAGCAGTTTCTGGTCAAGCAGTGGCGTCCGACGTGTGGCAACGAGATCGTTTCCAGTCGTCACTTCCCCGAAGAAATGCAGGGAGACTACCTGCTCAACAACTGCATCGGTTTCCAGGGGGTGCTGCAGTACCGCTTCAAGGAAGACGGTGCCGGCTATCATGCCGAGCCGGTCGAGCCGCTGCTCCGCTCGTCCGATCCGAACTTCCGTCCGGTCGACCTGCAGTTCGGACCGGATGGTGCCCTGTACGTGCTGGACTGGTTCAACCCGCTGATCGGCCACATGCAGCACTCGCTGCGTGATCCGAATCGTGACAAGAAGCACGGCCGGATCTGGCGGATCACGTACAGGAACAACCCGCTGGTCGACCCGCCGGAGATTGCCGACGCCAGCATTCCCGAGCTTGTCGAACTTCTCACGGCCTACGAAGACCGCACCCGGTCGCGTGTTCGCCGCGAGCTGCGTGAGCGTGACACCGAAGAGGTGATGGCGGCCCTGGACAAGTGGGTGGCCGGCATCGGAGGGGACGACAGCGAGTCGGAGCATCACCTGCTCGAGGCTCTGTGGGTCAAACAGCATCACGACGTGGTCGATCAGGCCCTGCTCGAGCGACTGCTCGAAGCGAGCGACTACCGTGCCCGTGCCGCCGCGACCCGCGTGCTCGGCTACTGGCGCGATCGCGTCGAAGAGCCGCTCGCCCAGTTGCAGATGGCCATCCACGACGAGCATTCGATGGTCCGCCTCGAAGCCGTGCGGGCCCTGAGCTTCTTCGACTCGCAGGAAGCACTCGATCTGGCGGTCGAATCGCTGCTGTACGATCAGGACGATTACCTGAAGTACACGCTCAAGGAGACGATGACGACGCTGGAAGGTCGCATCGAGGCGACCGGCAAGTAA
- a CDS encoding FtsW/RodA/SpoVE family cell cycle protein, giving the protein MHSARYIQRIPWSVPLCAVVLVLVGIGAISRADALAGGGVRAERQAVWLLLAIPATIAAAAIPHRLLRGWSYPLFGLSLLLLVAVYFFPARNGAHRWIPLGLLDFQPSELAKLAYILALSHYLMFRRNYRRLPGLIVPFAITGLPVVLILREPDLGTSMLFFPVLFSMLFAAGARPRHLCAILLLGAVSLPALWMVMSAEQKSRITTLFMQEDGGGAPRGDGYHLYQSKQVLALGGRWGSAWEGATVEDPLAYHLPAAATDFVFCMVGERWGLAGALAVLTIYLVMFGCGLRIADQTDEPFARLVAVGIVALLAAQVVINTGMTVGLAPITGLTLPLMSYGGSSLLMTCIQLGLLVNIGLRPGYEIPGEPFRFGEGE; this is encoded by the coding sequence GTGCACTCAGCCCGCTACATCCAGCGCATCCCGTGGTCCGTACCGCTGTGCGCGGTGGTGCTGGTGCTGGTCGGTATCGGGGCGATCTCCCGGGCCGACGCCCTCGCGGGAGGTGGCGTTCGGGCCGAGCGCCAGGCAGTCTGGCTGCTGCTGGCGATCCCGGCCACGATTGCAGCGGCGGCGATTCCGCATCGCCTGCTGAGGGGCTGGAGCTACCCGCTGTTCGGACTCAGCCTCCTGCTGCTTGTCGCCGTCTACTTTTTCCCCGCACGCAACGGGGCCCACCGCTGGATCCCCCTCGGTCTGCTCGATTTTCAGCCGTCGGAACTGGCCAAACTCGCCTACATTCTGGCGCTGAGCCATTACCTGATGTTCCGGCGGAACTACAGGCGGCTGCCGGGACTGATCGTTCCGTTCGCCATCACGGGGCTCCCGGTCGTGCTCATCCTGAGGGAGCCCGACCTGGGGACGTCGATGCTCTTCTTCCCCGTGCTGTTTTCGATGCTGTTTGCTGCCGGTGCGCGCCCCAGACACCTGTGCGCGATCCTGTTGCTGGGCGCGGTCTCTCTGCCGGCATTGTGGATGGTCATGAGTGCCGAGCAGAAGTCGCGGATCACCACACTGTTCATGCAGGAGGATGGCGGCGGCGCTCCCCGCGGGGATGGCTATCACCTGTATCAGTCCAAGCAGGTGCTGGCCCTCGGCGGACGCTGGGGGAGTGCCTGGGAGGGGGCGACCGTCGAGGATCCGCTCGCCTATCACCTGCCCGCGGCTGCGACCGATTTCGTGTTCTGCATGGTGGGGGAACGGTGGGGGCTGGCCGGCGCGCTCGCGGTCCTCACCATCTACCTGGTAATGTTCGGATGCGGGCTGCGGATTGCTGACCAGACGGATGAGCCGTTCGCCCGACTGGTGGCGGTCGGGATCGTCGCCCTGCTGGCGGCACAGGTTGTCATCAACACCGGAATGACCGTCGGCCTGGCGCCGATCACGGGACTCACACTGCCGTTGATGAGCTACGGCGGTTCGAGCCTGCTGATGACCTGCATTCAGCTCGGACTGCTGGTGAACATCGGCCTGCGACCGGGATACGAGATCCCCGGGGAACCGTTCCGGTTCGGTGAGGGGGAGTAG
- a CDS encoding NTP transferase domain-containing protein, with amino-acid sequence MNDPVAIILAAGKSKRMKSETPKVLHEILGRPMVEYVLDAAREAGATRMVVVVGHKAEVVQEALKHHEDVEFALQTEQLGTGHAVMMCRDALAEHDGPVLVLTGDTPLLKGTSLAGLLSDLKENDAACVVGTATTEANEGLGRIVRDSEGNFLRIVEHKDASPEELQIQEINTGCFAYDCKALFEALTEVRPENKQGELYLTDCAEILRNKGRNVLAAERLTIEEAMGVNTQEQLAEVASVMQSDG; translated from the coding sequence GTGAACGATCCCGTGGCAATCATTCTGGCGGCTGGCAAGAGCAAGCGGATGAAGTCCGAGACTCCCAAGGTTCTGCATGAGATCCTCGGCCGACCGATGGTCGAATACGTCCTCGATGCCGCACGCGAGGCAGGCGCAACGCGGATGGTCGTCGTCGTCGGCCACAAGGCGGAAGTCGTTCAGGAAGCACTGAAGCATCACGAGGACGTCGAGTTTGCCCTGCAGACCGAGCAGTTGGGGACCGGCCATGCCGTCATGATGTGTCGCGACGCACTGGCCGAACACGACGGCCCGGTGCTTGTTCTCACCGGCGATACGCCGCTGCTGAAGGGAACCTCGCTGGCCGGTCTGCTCAGCGATCTGAAGGAAAACGACGCCGCCTGTGTCGTTGGGACCGCCACGACCGAGGCGAACGAAGGACTCGGCCGCATCGTCCGGGACTCCGAAGGGAACTTTCTGCGGATCGTCGAGCACAAGGATGCCTCGCCCGAAGAGCTGCAGATCCAGGAGATCAACACCGGCTGCTTCGCGTATGACTGCAAAGCGCTGTTCGAGGCGCTCACCGAGGTACGCCCCGAGAACAAGCAGGGCGAACTCTACCTGACGGACTGTGCCGAGATTCTGCGGAACAAGGGACGCAACGTTCTCGCGGCGGAGCGACTGACCATCGAAGAAGCGATGGGCGTGAACACGCAGGAGCAGCTTGCGGAAGTCGCCAGCGTGATGCAGTCGGACGGCTGA
- the queG gene encoding tRNA epoxyqueuosine(34) reductase QueG produces the protein MAKTMTQSDTNIDETNTSALAAELKRQAATLGFQLVGIAPATAPESGPHFERWLERGFAGQMEYIPRRREAYGHPEFVLESVRSVVMLAANYNSGDDSGAAPDDASLRIARYARSTADYHDVLKSRVKQLANWLHDQCPGCRTRGVVDTAPLLERDFARRAGLGWFGKNTMLINKRMGSWFFLAALLTDVDLPADQTHETSHCGTCTRCLEACPTDAFPEPHVLDARRCISYLTIELRGEPIPAELRPGIGEWLFGCDVCQDVCPWNRKAPQTNEPQWTPVLAQSAETLGETLRIDEAAFRERYRKHPIWRIGRDGLVRNACIVTANLGESRFVPDLVRLLADASSIVRGAAAWALGRLGGEVASQSLAERSSSEDDPTVTQEIAAALAHLATED, from the coding sequence ATGGCCAAGACGATGACGCAATCCGACACAAACATTGACGAAACCAACACTTCGGCGCTGGCGGCCGAGCTCAAGCGGCAGGCGGCGACGCTCGGATTCCAACTCGTCGGGATCGCTCCGGCCACCGCTCCGGAGTCGGGGCCACACTTCGAACGCTGGCTCGAGCGCGGGTTTGCCGGCCAGATGGAGTACATCCCCCGCCGTCGCGAAGCGTACGGCCACCCCGAGTTCGTGCTCGAGTCGGTCCGCTCGGTCGTGATGCTGGCGGCCAACTACAACAGCGGCGACGACAGCGGCGCCGCGCCGGATGATGCCTCACTCCGGATCGCCCGCTACGCACGATCAACTGCGGACTACCACGACGTCCTCAAGTCGCGCGTCAAGCAGCTGGCGAACTGGCTGCACGATCAGTGCCCCGGCTGCCGGACGCGGGGCGTTGTCGACACGGCACCGCTGCTCGAGCGGGATTTCGCCCGCCGGGCGGGCCTGGGCTGGTTCGGCAAGAACACGATGCTGATCAACAAACGGATGGGGAGCTGGTTCTTCCTTGCGGCATTGCTGACGGACGTCGACCTGCCGGCCGATCAGACGCACGAAACCTCCCACTGCGGGACCTGCACCCGCTGCCTCGAAGCCTGTCCGACGGATGCCTTCCCCGAGCCGCACGTCCTGGACGCGCGTCGGTGCATCTCCTACCTCACCATCGAACTGCGGGGGGAACCGATTCCGGCCGAACTGCGTCCCGGCATTGGAGAGTGGCTGTTCGGCTGCGACGTCTGCCAGGATGTCTGCCCCTGGAACCGCAAGGCTCCCCAGACAAACGAGCCGCAGTGGACGCCCGTCCTGGCACAGTCTGCCGAGACACTTGGAGAAACACTGCGAATCGACGAGGCTGCCTTCCGGGAGCGTTACCGCAAACACCCGATCTGGCGGATCGGCCGCGACGGACTGGTCCGCAACGCCTGCATTGTGACGGCGAACCTGGGCGAATCGCGGTTTGTCCCCGACCTTGTGCGACTTCTTGCAGACGCATCGTCGATCGTCCGGGGAGCGGCGGCGTGGGCGTTGGGCCGGCTGGGCGGCGAAGTTGCCTCACAGTCGCTTGCCGAGCGATCCTCCAGTGAGGATGATCCGACCGTCACACAGGAAATCGCAGCCGCTCTCGCCCACCTCGCCACCGAGGATTGA
- a CDS encoding cupin domain-containing protein, producing MPVLIESPTIVQAAGNKPKEIREYVGRVNSKTDDVSIARMNSPAGWIEPGQTPEFDEYTIVLSGTLRVETRERTLEVAAGQAIIVSAGEWVKYSTPGEHGAEYIAVCRPAFSPDTVHRDE from the coding sequence ATGCCGGTGCTGATTGAATCTCCGACCATTGTCCAGGCCGCCGGAAACAAACCGAAAGAGATCCGCGAGTACGTCGGGCGCGTCAACTCGAAGACCGACGACGTCAGCATCGCGCGGATGAATAGTCCCGCCGGCTGGATCGAGCCGGGGCAGACTCCCGAATTCGACGAGTACACGATCGTTCTCAGCGGCACGCTGCGGGTGGAAACGCGCGAACGAACACTCGAAGTCGCAGCCGGACAGGCGATCATTGTTTCCGCCGGCGAGTGGGTGAAATACAGTACGCCGGGCGAGCATGGAGCCGAATATATCGCCGTCTGCCGCCCCGCATTCTCACCGGATACGGTCCATCGCGACGAATAG
- the dapB gene encoding 4-hydroxy-tetrahydrodipicolinate reductase, which produces MTQRIQLAVNGAAGRMGRRIVALAAADDELQIVAALEHADSTLQGADAGELAGVGNLGIPITAELVDRPDVIIDFSLPAGLLAIARTCAERRIPLVAATTGLSQEERDTVLATSQEAPLILAPNMSMAVNLGMKLVGEASKALNGRGDGVDVEIIERHHRFKEDAPSGTALKFGEIVAEEMGQTDHVHGRHGATGKRPQSEIGYHALRTGDNVGEHTIVFGMMGETLEVTVRGHTRDSYAYGALAAAKFLASQSAGLYTMEDVLGL; this is translated from the coding sequence ATGACACAGCGCATTCAACTTGCCGTGAACGGTGCCGCCGGCCGCATGGGGCGACGCATCGTCGCTCTGGCCGCTGCCGATGACGAACTGCAGATCGTGGCGGCACTCGAGCACGCCGACAGTACGCTGCAGGGGGCGGACGCCGGTGAACTGGCGGGCGTCGGCAACCTGGGGATTCCGATCACTGCGGAACTGGTCGATCGGCCTGACGTCATCATCGACTTCTCGCTTCCGGCCGGCCTGCTCGCGATCGCCCGCACCTGTGCCGAGCGCCGCATCCCCCTCGTCGCTGCCACCACGGGCCTCTCGCAGGAAGAGCGGGATACGGTTCTCGCGACATCGCAGGAGGCACCGCTGATTCTCGCTCCCAACATGAGCATGGCGGTCAATCTCGGCATGAAGCTCGTGGGGGAAGCGTCGAAAGCCCTGAACGGTCGCGGCGACGGCGTCGACGTCGAGATCATCGAGCGACACCACCGGTTCAAGGAAGACGCCCCCAGCGGGACCGCCCTGAAGTTCGGCGAGATCGTGGCCGAAGAGATGGGACAGACCGACCACGTGCACGGCCGCCACGGTGCGACCGGCAAGCGGCCCCAGTCGGAAATCGGTTACCATGCTCTGCGGACCGGCGACAACGTCGGCGAGCACACGATCGTTTTCGGCATGATGGGCGAAACGCTCGAAGTGACGGTCCGCGGCCACACCCGCGACAGCTACGCCTACGGTGCTCTCGCTGCCGCGAAATTCCTCGCCTCGCAGTCGGCCGGACTGTACACAATGGAAGACGTGCTGGGGCTGTAG
- a CDS encoding sugar phosphate isomerase/epimerase family protein, translated as MQLGLINSAWAQAGRDTEWGIQKTKEIGFDTIDIFTDPLDIDVVERRLIKDECDRVGLPIVSVCCVAVGLIDFNPTVQRFHFDRVRAYLDLVYEYQAKNLLLVLGEYIWNQEVIPPEEQWEAAVDNCQQLGEYAESLGIQIALELEPFPLSLLNNVENMVRFLDDVDHPAVAANIDVSHLVLADVSPKELARLKGRAIHVHISDCDGEKHGDLPPGRGVVKFEPYLKEIGKLGIDGAVSIELEYSPDPDRIEEWVQEAYESTARLMEKTGLRG; from the coding sequence ATGCAGCTGGGACTGATCAACTCTGCCTGGGCCCAGGCCGGCCGCGATACGGAATGGGGAATCCAGAAAACGAAGGAGATCGGGTTCGATACGATCGACATCTTTACGGACCCGCTCGACATCGATGTGGTCGAACGACGACTCATCAAGGACGAGTGCGATCGCGTGGGGCTGCCGATTGTCTCCGTCTGCTGCGTGGCCGTCGGGCTTATCGACTTCAACCCGACTGTGCAGCGATTCCACTTCGACCGGGTGCGGGCGTATCTCGATCTGGTTTACGAGTATCAGGCGAAGAACCTGCTGCTGGTGCTGGGGGAGTACATCTGGAATCAGGAGGTCATTCCTCCCGAAGAGCAGTGGGAGGCCGCGGTCGACAACTGCCAGCAACTGGGGGAGTATGCCGAGTCGCTTGGAATTCAGATTGCGCTCGAACTCGAGCCGTTCCCGCTGTCGTTACTGAACAATGTCGAGAACATGGTCCGCTTTCTGGACGACGTCGATCACCCGGCGGTCGCGGCCAACATCGACGTGTCGCATCTTGTGCTGGCCGATGTCTCCCCGAAGGAACTGGCGCGACTGAAAGGACGGGCGATTCACGTCCACATTTCGGATTGCGACGGCGAGAAGCACGGCGATCTGCCCCCCGGGCGGGGCGTCGTCAAATTCGAGCCGTACCTGAAAGAAATCGGCAAGCTGGGGATCGACGGGGCGGTCTCGATCGAGCTGGAATACTCGCCCGACCCGGACCGCATCGAAGAGTGGGTGCAGGAGGCGTACGAATCGACGGCCCGGCTGATGGAGAAGACGGGGCTGCGGGGGTGA
- a CDS encoding DNA integrity scanning protein DisA nucleotide-binding domain protein: protein MKRTDPAPVFASLLKSARRIAAEHDVSAVILLADLPYDFKHVQSELKGVKLLVASHQPDVQQAVQEDEIPLISLLDEPHTRQVQLSQALLEAIADDLLQTGARIVALYAGFERDNVDSLSVISLSEHLAKLTTRDLQRLETQVPLQILRKVVDLAIEIGREGREGKSVGTMFVVGNHRKVMEMSHEQVHDPFRGYSRKERMISSPRVRESVKELAQIDGAFIISSDGCVMAAGRILDAPAEGLTLSKGLGARHWAAAAISKATKAIAAAVSESTGTVRVFQNGVVVLRIEPMDQAMKWQDVDIEPPNE, encoded by the coding sequence ATGAAGCGAACTGACCCCGCGCCGGTTTTTGCAAGCCTGCTGAAATCGGCACGTCGGATCGCTGCGGAGCACGATGTCTCGGCGGTCATTCTGCTGGCCGATCTGCCGTACGATTTCAAGCACGTTCAGAGCGAACTCAAGGGCGTCAAGCTGCTGGTCGCATCGCACCAGCCGGACGTCCAGCAGGCCGTGCAGGAAGACGAGATTCCGCTGATCTCGTTGCTCGACGAGCCGCACACGCGACAGGTTCAGCTCTCGCAGGCGCTGCTCGAAGCCATTGCAGACGACCTGCTGCAGACCGGAGCGAGAATCGTCGCTCTATATGCCGGCTTCGAACGGGACAACGTCGACTCGCTGAGCGTCATCAGCCTCTCCGAGCACCTGGCCAAGCTGACCACGCGGGACCTCCAGCGACTGGAAACCCAGGTCCCGCTTCAGATCCTCCGCAAAGTCGTCGACCTGGCAATCGAGATCGGTCGCGAAGGCCGCGAGGGCAAGTCGGTCGGCACCATGTTCGTTGTGGGCAACCATCGCAAGGTGATGGAGATGTCGCACGAGCAGGTGCACGATCCGTTCCGCGGCTACAGTCGCAAGGAGCGGATGATCAGCAGTCCCCGCGTTCGGGAGAGCGTCAAGGAACTGGCCCAGATCGACGGGGCGTTCATCATCTCCTCGGACGGCTGTGTGATGGCCGCGGGACGCATCCTCGATGCCCCCGCCGAAGGGCTGACGCTCTCGAAAGGCCTGGGAGCCCGGCACTGGGCGGCTGCTGCCATCTCGAAAGCGACCAAGGCGATCGCCGCCGCCGTCTCGGAATCGACCGGCACGGTCCGGGTCTTTCAGAACGGTGTGGTGGTCCTCCGCATCGAGCCGATGGACCAGGCGATGAAGTGGCAGGACGTCGATATCGAGCCGCCGAACGAGTAA